From the Methanooceanicella nereidis genome, one window contains:
- a CDS encoding DUF169 domain-containing protein, producing MTNTNERDIALKLASSLRLEILPVCVYGSEEIPDAGVRASAISDCVAESIFRMASGEKPYPLYVSLEEGEDFCRCRGGPAWFGYSGFDPDLISSMSTVSTGEHCEPKLLKATPEVAKNTYDALGKITPIGKYTVMRRCDDPGLTGCDVKCIIFFGTAGSIRDLCGLAHFRNPGIMNAAELPWGPSCGTLVTYPAGMSDKIKADRVFIGPVDPSARYWLDPALMAAGIPVEMARDMAADVDISFISKITKT from the coding sequence GTGACCAATACAAATGAACGGGATATTGCACTCAAACTGGCGTCATCCCTTCGCTTAGAGATACTGCCGGTATGCGTATACGGTTCGGAAGAAATACCTGATGCGGGGGTTCGAGCCTCCGCCATAAGCGATTGTGTCGCGGAGTCGATATTCAGGATGGCTTCGGGCGAAAAGCCATATCCCTTATATGTAAGCCTGGAGGAAGGAGAGGACTTTTGCAGGTGCAGGGGAGGTCCGGCGTGGTTCGGATATTCAGGCTTCGATCCTGACCTGATATCTTCGATGTCTACCGTGTCCACAGGTGAACATTGTGAACCTAAACTTTTAAAGGCAACCCCGGAAGTGGCGAAAAATACCTATGATGCTCTCGGCAAGATAACCCCTATCGGAAAATATACCGTGATGAGAAGATGCGATGACCCGGGCCTTACCGGCTGTGACGTAAAATGTATCATATTCTTCGGCACGGCAGGTAGCATAAGGGACCTGTGCGGGCTCGCGCATTTCAGGAATCCCGGCATCATGAACGCCGCCGAACTGCCCTGGGGCCCGTCCTGCGGCACGCTTGTCACATACCCTGCGGGAATGTCGGATAAAATAAAAGCGGACAGGGTCTTTATCGGACCTGTAGACCCATCGGCGAGATACTGGCTAGACCCTGCATTGATGGCTGCAGGCATACCTGTAGAGATGGCGAGAGATATGGCTGCGGACGTCGATATATCGTTCATCTCAAAGATAACTAAAACGTGA
- a CDS encoding ATP-binding cassette domain-containing protein has protein sequence MEPVIETFGITKKFGDNIAVNEVDLSVGNGEVFGLLGPNGAGKTTLLSMLCTILKPTSGTAKVNGYDIIRQHSDVRKSIGIVFQDPSVDANMTARENLQMHSDLYSVPVPEQKERIGSVLKLVELEDKANSFVGTFSGGMRRRLEIARGLLHYPKVLFLDEPTIGLDPQSREHIWDYIRELKKREDMTIILTTHYMEEADRLCDKIAIIDHGKIVALDSPGRLKAALGGDLITVGTKESLKLSQIVLEKKLSDRVQAVNGEVKITVNNALTSIPRIIDAATASGIYVEYVSVKQPDMNDVFIHHTGRDLRHESGAEMLGRMAMKKRRMR, from the coding sequence ATGGAACCGGTCATAGAGACATTCGGCATCACTAAAAAATTCGGGGATAACATAGCCGTTAACGAGGTTGACCTTAGCGTGGGCAATGGAGAGGTCTTCGGTCTATTAGGGCCGAACGGCGCGGGTAAGACGACGCTTCTGTCGATGCTCTGCACTATCTTAAAGCCCACGTCCGGGACTGCAAAAGTAAACGGGTATGACATTATCAGGCAGCATTCTGACGTGAGGAAGTCGATAGGCATTGTCTTCCAGGACCCCAGCGTCGATGCCAATATGACCGCCAGAGAGAACCTGCAAATGCACTCGGACCTGTACAGCGTCCCTGTCCCTGAACAAAAAGAAAGGATAGGATCGGTATTAAAACTGGTCGAGCTGGAGGATAAGGCGAACAGTTTTGTGGGCACGTTCTCCGGCGGCATGAGGAGGCGGCTGGAGATAGCAAGAGGGTTACTTCACTACCCTAAAGTCCTGTTTTTAGATGAGCCCACCATAGGCCTCGACCCGCAAAGCAGGGAGCATATCTGGGATTATATCCGGGAACTAAAGAAAAGAGAGGACATGACAATCATACTTACCACTCACTATATGGAAGAGGCTGACAGGCTCTGCGACAAGATAGCCATCATCGACCACGGGAAGATAGTCGCCCTTGACTCTCCGGGAAGGTTAAAAGCAGCGCTGGGCGGCGACCTTATAACAGTCGGCACGAAAGAAAGCTTGAAACTTTCTCAAATAGTGCTGGAAAAAAAGCTGTCCGACCGGGTACAGGCCGTCAATGGAGAGGTAAAGATCACGGTGAACAACGCTCTTACTTCAATCCCGAGGATCATTGATGCAGCGACAGCATCAGGAATCTATGTCGAGTATGTATCGGTCAAGCAGCCGGACATGAACGACGTCTTCATTCATCACACGGGCAGGGACCTGAGGCATGAGAGCGGGGCTGAGATGCTGGGAAGGATGGCTATGAAGAAGAGGCGGATGAGATGA
- a CDS encoding ABC transporter permease — MSEVRGIYTIWLREVKRFLREKTRLANAFFQPLLWLFIFGTGMRFSAGSNSFNYQEFIFPGLICQAMLFTAMFMGVSIIWDREFGFLKEILVSPLSRLSIFLGKMLGVSTDVMLQGLIIFPFAFLIGAGFGPIEFFKAIPIMILIAFGLVCLGLGFASFMKSLEGFGLVQTFINMPMFFLSGALFPLTNVPTWLQWVSYFNPLTYGVDALRTVMMGSSWTPLFPIYIDLGVLVVFDIAMILFGTYAFSRTE; from the coding sequence ATGAGCGAAGTACGCGGGATATACACCATCTGGCTCAGGGAGGTCAAAAGGTTCCTCCGGGAAAAGACGCGTCTTGCAAATGCATTTTTCCAGCCTCTGTTGTGGCTGTTCATCTTTGGCACTGGAATGCGTTTCTCTGCGGGCTCAAATTCTTTTAATTACCAGGAGTTTATCTTTCCCGGCCTGATATGCCAGGCGATGCTCTTTACGGCCATGTTCATGGGCGTGTCCATAATATGGGACAGGGAGTTCGGATTCCTAAAGGAAATACTCGTATCACCCTTATCGAGGCTATCGATATTTTTAGGCAAGATGCTGGGTGTTAGCACTGATGTCATGCTTCAAGGCCTGATAATATTCCCGTTCGCGTTTCTGATAGGGGCTGGTTTTGGTCCGATCGAATTTTTTAAGGCAATACCTATAATGATCCTCATAGCTTTCGGGCTGGTGTGCCTCGGCCTCGGCTTCGCCAGTTTCATGAAAAGCCTTGAAGGCTTCGGGCTGGTCCAGACGTTCATCAACATGCCGATGTTCTTTTTAAGCGGGGCGTTATTCCCGCTAACAAATGTTCCCACATGGCTCCAATGGGTAAGCTATTTTAACCCGCTCACCTATGGTGTCGATGCTTTAAGGACTGTGATGATGGGCAGCTCGTGGACGCCATTGTTCCCGATATATATTGACCTGGGCGTCCTGGTGGTCTTCGATATAGCTATGATATTGTTCGGGACGTATGCGTTCAGCAGGACGGAATGA
- the tsaA gene encoding tRNA (N6-threonylcarbamoyladenosine(37)-N6)-methyltransferase TrmO produces the protein METWKQSPDSSNKPPFNIVLRPVGFVKNSVKEPILVADDDGISMQGQTDTSQENIRKTHENISEIIINEDLADILYGIEKYSHLVVLYWAHKVPEKSRSLTRVHPMGRKEFPLTGIFSTCSPARPNPVLMTVVRLLSRKGNVLEVAGLDAVDGSPVIDIKPYVKESYPLEDVLTPDWMQRIQKEVRERKK, from the coding sequence ATGGAGACATGGAAGCAGTCACCCGATTCCAGCAATAAGCCGCCCTTTAACATAGTCCTGAGACCAGTCGGATTTGTAAAGAACAGTGTTAAAGAACCGATTCTGGTCGCCGATGACGATGGCATCAGCATGCAGGGACAGACAGACACTTCACAGGAGAATATCCGTAAAACACATGAGAATATTTCTGAGATCATTATCAACGAAGACCTGGCAGACATCCTTTATGGCATAGAAAAATACTCTCACCTTGTCGTATTATACTGGGCGCATAAAGTCCCGGAAAAAAGCCGCTCCCTGACCAGGGTACATCCAATGGGCAGAAAAGAGTTCCCGTTGACAGGGATATTCTCGACCTGCAGCCCTGCCAGGCCCAACCCGGTGCTCATGACCGTTGTCAGGCTTTTAAGTAGAAAAGGGAACGTGCTTGAAGTCGCGGGGCTGGACGCGGTCGATGGAAGCCCTGTCATCGACATCAAACCTTATGTCAAAGAGTCATACCCGCTGGAAGATGTCCTTACCCCTGATTGGATGCAACGTATACAAAAAGAAGTCAGAGAACGCAAAAAATAA
- a CDS encoding ABC transporter ATP-binding protein — MPQLDFKDLKCEYMSDKSSVIAVDHVSFTLEKGEILGIVGESGSGKTTLALGIIGLLPGNTKISGKILFEGKDIASMQEYEKDRVRWKEIAMVFQNGLEVLNPVMKVGQQVCEPMIKHLRLSKKDAEARCVELFGMVGLDPVWMGAYPHQLSGGMRQRVLIAMALSCEPELLILDEVTSALDAFARKEIRDLLLDLQKKHGYSMVMISHDITFVSSMASRLMVLYSGRIVERGPTRDVVNSPRHPYTRGLINSTPDIFIYKDMWGIPGESSSGKHKGCPFYSRCTQPIDICLEAPPELKGYGGREVACHRGGIATLLKASCLAFNYYMPDGRKISAVDDVHMEVREGEVLAIVGQTGSGKSTLAHILAGVMKPENGDVFFKDAKLNGNGHSSKFGGVQIVFQDPFNSTSSRFTVLDAVKEPLDINNIGTHEERIEMAMDVLSLVRLPSTGEFLNKYCGELSGGQRQRVALARALIMRPKLLIADEITSALDVSTAANVLRLLKGLQNRRGFAMIYISHDLTLTLKIADRIAVMDTGKIIETGNAHDVMLSPHEDYTKRLVGSRIGLCCHDRH; from the coding sequence ATGCCTCAGCTTGACTTTAAAGACCTAAAATGCGAATACATGTCGGATAAAAGCTCTGTCATAGCCGTAGACCATGTGAGCTTCACGTTAGAGAAGGGAGAGATCCTTGGCATAGTGGGTGAATCAGGTAGCGGTAAGACGACCTTAGCATTGGGCATCATAGGGCTCCTGCCTGGAAATACGAAGATCTCGGGGAAAATATTGTTCGAAGGGAAGGACATCGCCTCGATGCAGGAATATGAGAAGGACAGGGTAAGATGGAAGGAAATAGCTATGGTCTTCCAGAACGGCCTGGAAGTATTAAACCCCGTCATGAAGGTTGGACAGCAGGTATGCGAGCCAATGATAAAACATTTGAGGCTGAGCAAAAAAGATGCTGAGGCAAGGTGCGTCGAACTGTTCGGCATGGTGGGACTGGACCCCGTATGGATGGGCGCATACCCGCATCAACTATCCGGAGGTATGAGGCAAAGAGTGCTGATAGCTATGGCGCTATCGTGCGAACCGGAGCTATTGATACTGGACGAGGTCACCTCTGCCCTGGACGCTTTCGCAAGGAAAGAAATCAGGGATCTGCTACTGGACCTGCAAAAAAAGCATGGCTACAGCATGGTAATGATATCGCATGACATCACTTTCGTCTCCTCGATGGCGTCGAGGCTGATGGTGCTATATTCTGGCAGGATAGTGGAAAGAGGCCCCACCAGGGACGTGGTCAACTCTCCAAGGCATCCATATACCAGGGGCCTGATAAATTCAACGCCTGATATATTCATTTATAAGGACATGTGGGGTATACCAGGAGAGTCTTCATCCGGTAAACATAAAGGATGCCCCTTTTATTCAAGGTGCACACAGCCTATAGACATATGTCTGGAAGCTCCGCCAGAGCTAAAGGGCTATGGCGGCAGGGAGGTCGCATGCCACAGGGGCGGCATAGCCACACTTTTAAAGGCCTCGTGCCTCGCGTTTAATTATTATATGCCCGATGGCAGGAAGATCAGCGCGGTTGACGACGTGCACATGGAAGTCAGGGAAGGAGAGGTATTGGCAATTGTGGGGCAGACAGGCTCCGGAAAATCCACTCTCGCGCACATACTTGCAGGCGTTATGAAACCTGAAAACGGGGACGTCTTTTTTAAGGATGCAAAATTGAACGGAAATGGCCATAGCTCAAAGTTCGGAGGCGTACAGATCGTCTTCCAGGACCCGTTCAATTCCACCAGCAGCAGGTTCACCGTTCTGGACGCCGTAAAGGAGCCGCTGGACATCAATAACATCGGTACTCACGAAGAAAGGATAGAAATGGCCATGGATGTCCTTTCCCTGGTCAGATTACCGTCGACCGGGGAATTTCTCAACAAGTATTGCGGCGAGCTGAGCGGCGGCCAGAGACAGCGGGTCGCGCTGGCGCGGGCCCTTATCATGAGGCCGAAACTGCTCATAGCGGACGAGATAACCTCCGCCCTTGATGTCTCCACAGCAGCGAACGTGCTTCGCCTCCTTAAAGGGCTCCAAAACAGGAGAGGCTTTGCGATGATATACATCTCGCATGACCTGACGCTAACGCTAAAGATAGCGGACAGGATAGCAGTCATGGATACAGGAAAGATAATAGAGACCGGGAACGCCCATGATGTGATGCTCAGCCCGCACGAAGACTATACAAAGAGGCTGGTGGGTTCAAGGATAGGGCTGTGCTGCCATGATCGTCATTAG
- a CDS encoding ABC transporter permease has protein sequence MPGMHPVANKQAVVLKNAGSRSIKKISSIQDIINKFTIPGKIGVVGLLLIFLMAVFAPFITFYEPSAISGKSLEAPGPEHILGTDELGMDIWSQICYGARMSLVIGLAVAMVSGLGGGVLGILAGYIGGIWDKLLLRAIDITLALPNFPLLIVIAAFMGPSIVNVIMILVLFSWAKPARIARSQTLSMKKQKYVISARLHGGGPIYVIRKHIVPEVLPLIFVSIVNLSSYAIVAESGLAFLGLGDPTSKSWGMLLYYATHFRSIYFTPYWQWWLIPPLVALIFLLLCLAFIGRDMERIIDPKLRKKSDR, from the coding sequence ATGCCCGGGATGCACCCTGTAGCGAATAAGCAAGCAGTCGTCCTAAAAAACGCCGGCTCCAGGTCCATTAAAAAGATATCGTCAATACAGGATATAATAAATAAATTCACCATACCGGGAAAGATCGGTGTGGTCGGTTTACTCCTGATATTCTTGATGGCCGTCTTTGCCCCGTTTATCACTTTTTACGAACCCTCCGCAATATCGGGAAAATCCCTGGAGGCCCCGGGACCGGAACATATCCTCGGGACAGACGAGCTTGGAATGGATATATGGTCTCAGATATGTTACGGCGCGAGGATGAGCCTTGTAATAGGGCTCGCAGTAGCTATGGTATCCGGACTGGGCGGCGGAGTGCTCGGAATTCTTGCCGGATATATTGGGGGGATATGGGATAAGCTATTATTAAGGGCTATCGACATCACCCTGGCGCTGCCCAACTTTCCACTATTGATAGTAATAGCCGCCTTCATGGGACCCAGCATAGTGAACGTGATAATGATACTGGTCCTTTTTTCATGGGCGAAGCCCGCAAGGATAGCAAGGTCGCAGACCCTTTCTATGAAAAAGCAAAAGTACGTCATATCAGCAAGGCTGCATGGAGGAGGACCGATATACGTCATACGGAAGCATATAGTGCCCGAAGTGCTGCCTTTGATATTCGTCAGCATAGTGAACCTGTCCTCATACGCGATAGTTGCGGAATCCGGCCTGGCTTTCCTGGGGCTGGGCGACCCTACCTCCAAGAGCTGGGGGATGCTGCTGTATTATGCGACCCATTTCAGGTCGATATATTTCACGCCATACTGGCAGTGGTGGCTTATACCTCCCCTGGTGGCGCTGATATTTTTACTGCTGTGCCTCGCCTTCATCGGAAGGGACATGGAACGTATCATAGACCCCAAACTTAGAAAGAAGAGTGATAGATGA
- a CDS encoding ABC transporter permease translates to MKKSDRKGMIVQYAITLSIILILNFFLPRMMPGDPFLLLSGDAEGEVVSILTEEQRLYYISYYGLDRPVYEQFISYVMSLFTGDFGMSIYYKVSVLQAIWTHLPWTVLIVLGATIISTLAGISLGIFSAKRREGAADKLMIVGLISFAEIPSFLLGIVLLLTFAVYLKIFPLAGAITPFARYAGLPDQIWDIAYHAFLPMITLAFTQLTGVYLLTRNTLVTVMTRDYIRTARAKGIGERLVWNRHALRNALLPVVTRVGFQLGMLVGGAVLVENVFNYPGIGTLLRNAVIARDYPLIQGIMLVMAISILTANYLVDALYKRLDPRTESAEV, encoded by the coding sequence ATGAAAAAAAGCGACAGGAAGGGCATGATAGTACAATACGCTATCACCCTTTCCATTATACTCATCCTTAACTTTTTCCTCCCCCGGATGATGCCCGGAGACCCGTTCTTACTCCTTTCGGGGGATGCGGAGGGTGAAGTGGTCTCGATACTCACGGAAGAGCAGCGGCTGTACTATATTAGCTATTACGGCCTTGACAGGCCGGTCTATGAGCAGTTCATCAGTTATGTCATGTCACTGTTCACCGGCGACTTCGGGATGAGCATTTATTATAAGGTCTCTGTGCTGCAGGCTATATGGACCCATTTGCCCTGGACAGTGCTGATAGTGCTCGGGGCCACGATAATAAGTACTCTGGCAGGGATATCCTTAGGCATATTTTCCGCTAAAAGAAGAGAAGGTGCCGCTGACAAGCTCATGATCGTCGGCCTGATAAGTTTCGCCGAGATCCCGTCATTCCTGTTAGGCATTGTTCTGCTGCTCACATTTGCCGTTTATCTGAAAATCTTCCCGCTGGCGGGCGCGATCACCCCGTTCGCACGATATGCGGGCCTGCCGGACCAGATATGGGACATAGCTTACCATGCGTTTTTACCGATGATAACCCTCGCATTTACGCAGCTTACGGGCGTATACCTTCTCACGAGAAATACTCTCGTCACGGTCATGACAAGGGACTATATAAGGACTGCACGAGCAAAGGGCATCGGCGAACGGCTTGTCTGGAACAGGCACGCGCTCCGGAACGCTTTGCTGCCCGTAGTGACAAGAGTCGGCTTCCAGCTCGGCATGCTTGTCGGAGGCGCAGTGCTTGTCGAGAACGTGTTCAACTATCCCGGCATCGGCACACTGTTAAGAAATGCCGTGATAGCTAGGGACTACCCGCTCATACAGGGGATCATGCTGGTCATGGCGATAAGCATACTGACCGCTAATTATCTTGTGGATGCGCTGTATAAGCGCCTCGACCCGAGAACAGAATCGGCAGAGGTGTAA
- a CDS encoding class I SAM-dependent methyltransferase yields the protein MDENTKNWFEYWHQATPAIGRGPRQASFWDKRAEKYGDYVSSDRKEGKLRTVLDFIQSTGLKIEDAEVLDIGSGPGTFALPLAKMGAKVTAVDISAEMLKRLEKSAAEDGISNIKTIHSAWKDIDLDSMGFKGKFDLVIASMTPGINGPETFDMMLDASKGVCYYSGWVNRKWDSSYNELYKMLFNEEFREITHGFYLPFMYLYTMGYRPEIKIKRDIWNSDETVEDMVETVSGFFSSTKDIDEEMKGRMREYFQERSNDGKYRSETIAVTGMMVWEKNNK from the coding sequence ATGGATGAGAACACAAAAAATTGGTTTGAGTACTGGCATCAGGCGACGCCAGCTATCGGCCGGGGACCGAGACAGGCATCCTTCTGGGATAAAAGAGCGGAAAAATATGGCGACTACGTCTCCAGCGACAGAAAAGAAGGTAAACTAAGGACCGTACTGGATTTTATCCAGAGCACCGGCTTGAAGATAGAAGATGCGGAGGTACTCGATATAGGTTCGGGCCCGGGCACCTTCGCCCTCCCTCTCGCAAAGATGGGAGCGAAGGTCACGGCAGTGGACATATCCGCAGAGATGCTAAAAAGGCTCGAAAAAAGCGCGGCAGAAGATGGCATATCTAACATCAAGACGATCCACAGCGCATGGAAGGACATCGACCTCGATTCCATGGGCTTCAAGGGTAAGTTCGACCTCGTCATCGCGTCAATGACACCCGGGATTAACGGCCCGGAGACGTTCGACATGATGCTCGATGCCTCGAAAGGAGTATGCTACTACAGCGGCTGGGTGAACAGGAAATGGGACAGCTCGTACAATGAACTATACAAAATGCTCTTCAACGAGGAGTTCAGGGAAATTACTCATGGGTTCTACCTGCCGTTCATGTACCTTTACACAATGGGATACAGGCCCGAGATAAAGATTAAGAGGGACATATGGAATAGCGATGAGACCGTAGAGGACATGGTCGAGACCGTCTCAGGGTTCTTCAGCAGCACGAAGGACATAGACGAGGAAATGAAAGGCCGCATGAGAGAATACTTCCAGGAACGGTCCAATGATGGAAAATATCGATCCGAGACGATCGCTGTCACGGGAATGATGGTCTGGGAGAAAAACAACAAATGA
- a CDS encoding ABC transporter substrate-binding protein, with translation MGLIAACLCLTMIFSGCVTRSQPDPSGTPTQNPGTGSQFVSPGIVDTIHLAGGDYGYPTPFQHYPRGPGSFKMNLIFDALVEKDDKGIVPWLAEKWDIGADGKEYTFYLRKNVKWQDREDFTADDVKFSIEYVTAHPPVSGADLSAIESVTVIDDHTIKMTLSQPIAPFIYQLYSFKIIPEHIWSDVSDPNTYSAPEAVIGTGPYKLAEYSKEHGTYKFVANENFWGPTPRVKNIEFVPVSDSLVSFQQNEIDFTGLSPDTIDMFKSDPGVYVFQQPAIWGYELSFNENKNSILKDKAVRQAFAYAIDRDELVEKVGRGAGKPGSMGILPQDHIWYNENIPQYEHDANKAKQVLADAGWKDSDGDGIMDKNGKKLSFTLILASGEARIGELVKERLKEAGIDVTIQAVESKSRDTKLKQGDFEIAINGYGGWGGDADYLRTKFCGTNFGMQGASHGRPLIGYQNDEVDKLALEQLKETDTEKRKQIIYKLQEVLAEDVPSVPLYYTASYEAYRPTVYDGWMNMFDHHEVTHSKLSYLDRTEIAWV, from the coding sequence ATGGGCCTTATAGCGGCCTGTCTATGTTTAACGATGATATTTTCCGGATGCGTGACCCGGTCACAGCCAGATCCTTCAGGCACCCCGACGCAGAACCCGGGCACAGGAAGCCAGTTCGTTTCGCCAGGGATAGTGGATACCATTCATCTGGCGGGCGGGGATTATGGATATCCTACACCGTTCCAGCACTATCCCAGGGGTCCGGGAAGTTTCAAGATGAACCTTATCTTTGATGCCCTTGTAGAGAAGGACGATAAGGGCATTGTGCCATGGCTTGCCGAGAAATGGGATATTGGCGCAGATGGTAAAGAGTACACGTTCTACCTGAGAAAGAACGTAAAATGGCAGGACAGAGAGGACTTCACTGCAGATGACGTCAAATTTAGTATAGAATATGTCACGGCGCACCCCCCGGTGTCCGGAGCTGACCTGTCTGCCATAGAGAGCGTCACCGTCATCGATGACCATACGATCAAGATGACCCTTTCCCAGCCCATCGCACCGTTCATATACCAGCTTTATTCATTCAAGATAATCCCGGAGCATATCTGGAGTGATGTCTCTGACCCGAACACTTACAGCGCACCCGAGGCTGTTATCGGTACCGGCCCGTACAAGCTTGCCGAGTACAGCAAGGAGCACGGCACATACAAGTTTGTGGCGAACGAGAACTTCTGGGGGCCAACGCCCAGAGTGAAGAACATCGAGTTCGTACCCGTTAGTGATTCGCTGGTCTCGTTCCAGCAGAACGAAATAGACTTCACGGGACTATCCCCCGATACTATTGACATGTTCAAGAGTGACCCGGGCGTATACGTATTCCAGCAGCCGGCTATATGGGGATACGAACTGTCCTTTAACGAGAACAAGAACTCCATCCTTAAGGATAAGGCTGTAAGGCAGGCGTTCGCATACGCGATCGACAGAGATGAACTTGTCGAGAAGGTCGGCAGGGGAGCAGGAAAGCCCGGAAGCATGGGAATACTCCCGCAGGACCATATCTGGTACAACGAAAACATACCGCAGTACGAGCATGACGCCAATAAGGCAAAACAGGTACTGGCTGACGCTGGCTGGAAGGATAGCGATGGCGACGGCATAATGGACAAGAATGGCAAGAAACTATCCTTCACCCTGATATTAGCGAGTGGCGAGGCAAGAATAGGAGAACTCGTTAAAGAGCGCCTTAAGGAGGCAGGAATAGATGTCACGATCCAGGCAGTGGAAAGCAAATCACGTGACACGAAACTGAAGCAGGGCGACTTCGAGATAGCCATAAACGGCTACGGAGGATGGGGCGGAGACGCAGACTATCTGAGGACTAAGTTCTGCGGCACTAATTTCGGTATGCAGGGAGCGAGCCATGGAAGGCCTCTTATCGGATACCAGAACGACGAGGTCGACAAACTGGCGCTCGAGCAGCTTAAAGAGACTGATACCGAGAAGCGTAAACAGATAATCTACAAATTGCAGGAAGTCCTGGCGGAAGATGTACCCAGCGTGCCGCTGTATTATACAGCCAGCTATGAAGCATACCGCCCGACGGTGTATGACGGCTGGATGAACATGTTCGACCACCATGAGGTGACACACAGCAAACTCTCGTATCTCGACCGTACAGAGATCGCATGGGTGTGA
- a CDS encoding nucleotide-binding protein, translating into MKIAVCGKGGCGKSTVSALLAKCMAKKGNKVLVVDIDESNYGLHSHLGLDMPETLIDHFGGKKEYGKKMQAAREEQRNSIFDRKWKIGDIPSDLIASKGGIKLISVGKIQDFGEGCACPLGSLSRQFFENLELNDNEVVIADTEAGIEHLGRSIERGFDFILIIVDPSYESLRLSKKIEDITKDNVGKAYIVLNRVEDGVKDIMMGSLDKDKVAAIIPVNKDLFKASLAGKEFDSDIREIDGLAEFLINNN; encoded by the coding sequence ATGAAGATAGCAGTTTGCGGAAAAGGCGGTTGCGGGAAGAGCACCGTGTCGGCATTGTTGGCTAAATGTATGGCGAAAAAGGGGAATAAAGTCCTTGTAGTGGATATCGACGAGTCCAACTATGGGCTTCACAGTCATCTAGGGCTTGATATGCCTGAAACCCTCATTGACCATTTCGGCGGTAAAAAGGAGTACGGCAAAAAGATGCAGGCGGCCAGGGAGGAGCAGAGGAATAGCATCTTTGACCGGAAATGGAAGATAGGGGACATACCTTCTGATCTCATAGCGTCAAAGGGCGGTATTAAACTCATTTCAGTGGGCAAGATCCAGGATTTCGGCGAGGGCTGTGCATGCCCGCTGGGATCTTTATCCAGGCAGTTTTTCGAGAATCTCGAGCTAAATGACAATGAGGTCGTAATAGCCGATACCGAGGCCGGTATCGAACACCTGGGCAGGTCTATTGAGCGCGGATTTGATTTCATCCTTATTATCGTCGATCCTTCCTACGAGTCCCTGAGGCTTTCGAAGAAGATAGAGGATATCACGAAGGATAATGTGGGCAAGGCCTATATTGTTCTTAACAGGGTCGAAGACGGTGTAAAGGACATTATGATGGGATCACTGGACAAAGATAAGGTAGCAGCGATCATACCGGTAAACAAGGATCTTTTCAAGGCGTCTCTTGCCGGGAAAGAGTTCGATTCCGATATTAGGGAGATAGATGGCCTGGCCGAATTCTTGATAAATAACAATTAA